One Brassica napus cultivar Da-Ae chromosome A1, Da-Ae, whole genome shotgun sequence genomic region harbors:
- the LOC106374674 gene encoding auxin-responsive protein SAUR36, whose translation MKRLRGFKIGHRFVKIFKWIIRSRRIQTGKRQCLTGILNPVQKICSLARCLRRGANRLCGGKKTGQTRLGNEPKPAAVPKGHLVVHVGEAGDDTRRVVVPVIYFNHPLFGELLEQAERVYGFEQSGRITIPCRVSDFEKVQMRIAAWDRCRQKRTFKIIL comes from the coding sequence ATGAAGAGGCTCCGAGGTTTCAAGATCGGACACAGATTCGTTAAGATCTTCAAATGGATAATCCGAAGTAGAAGAATCCAAACCGGGAAACGCCAATGTCTGACCGGAATCCTCAACCCGGTTCAAAAAATCTGTTCTTTAGCACGGTGCCTCCGTCGTGGAGCTAATAGACTCTGCGGCGGAAAGAAAACGGGTCAGACCCGGTTAGGTAACGAACCGAAACCGGCGGCTGTTCCCAAGGGGCATTTAGTGGTTCACGTGGGAGAAGCCGGCGACGATACGCGGCGCGTGGTGGTTCCGGTGATTTATTTTAACCATCCTCTGTTCGGAGAGTTGCTGGAGCAGGCGGAGCGGGTTTACGGGTTTGAACAATCGGGTCGGATTACGATACCTTGTCGGGTGTCGGATTTTGAGAAGGTTCAGATGAGGATCGCCGCGTGGGATCGTTGCCGACAGAAGCGGACTTTCAAGATTATTCTCTAA
- the BNAA01G12350D gene encoding non-specific lipid transfer protein GPI-anchored 33 isoform X2 yields the protein MAYTNKIPAAAAVATAMLFLAVMMAPRWTEAQTMPNLDPVCTILITDIMTKCYLSGNLAPSTECCDDLKSANSKQVTCLCDNFIAHPSNNNVTQALLEVYHHDCGVADKFVCKGNSNGGAAKKISASIGLLGLATSLFF from the exons ATGGCTTACACTAACAAGATTCCAGCAGCAGCTGCGGTTGCGACAGCGATGCTCTTTTTAGCAGTTATGATGGCTCCCCGGTGGACGGAGGCACAAACGATGCCAAATCTGGATCCAGTGTGCACAATATTGATTACTGACATTATGACAAAATGCTACTTATCGGGGAATTTGGCGCCATCTACAGAATGCTGCGATGATCTCAAATCGGCGAACAGTAAGCAAGTAACGTGTCTCTGCGACAATTTCATTGCACATCCTTCTAACAACAACGTCACACAAGCTCTCTTGGAGGTATACCACCACGACTGTGGCGTTGCTGACAAATTCGTCTGCAAAG GAAACTCCAATGGAGGAGCAGCTAAGAAGATCAGTGCATCAATTGGTCTACTTGGTTTGGCTACAAGTctattcttttaa
- the BNAA01G12350D gene encoding non-specific lipid transfer protein GPI-anchored 33 isoform X1: MAYTNKIPAAAAVATAMLFLAVMMAPRWTEAQTMPNLDPVCTILITDIMTKCYLSGNLAPSTECCDDLKSANSKQVTCLCDNFIAHPSNNNVTQALLEVYHHDCGVADKFVCKAGNSNGGAAKKISASIGLLGLATSLFF; the protein is encoded by the exons ATGGCTTACACTAACAAGATTCCAGCAGCAGCTGCGGTTGCGACAGCGATGCTCTTTTTAGCAGTTATGATGGCTCCCCGGTGGACGGAGGCACAAACGATGCCAAATCTGGATCCAGTGTGCACAATATTGATTACTGACATTATGACAAAATGCTACTTATCGGGGAATTTGGCGCCATCTACAGAATGCTGCGATGATCTCAAATCGGCGAACAGTAAGCAAGTAACGTGTCTCTGCGACAATTTCATTGCACATCCTTCTAACAACAACGTCACACAAGCTCTCTTGGAGGTATACCACCACGACTGTGGCGTTGCTGACAAATTCGTCTGCAAAG CAGGAAACTCCAATGGAGGAGCAGCTAAGAAGATCAGTGCATCAATTGGTCTACTTGGTTTGGCTACAAGTctattcttttaa
- the LOC106376536 gene encoding FAM10 family protein At4g22670 isoform X2, whose protein sequence is MDATKLSELKLFIEQCKSDPSLLSTPSLSFFRDYLHSLGAKIPTAANEEHTDSKASFVVEEESDDDDMEETEDPKPKVEEEEEEEEEDEIVESDVELEGDTVEPDNDPPQKMGDASVEVTDENREAAQEAKGKAMEALSEGKFDEAIEHLTQAITLNPTSAIMYGNRASVYIKLKKPNAAIRDANAALEINPDSAKGYKARGMARAMLGEWAEAAKDLHLASTIDYDEEISAVLKKVEPNAHKLEEHRRKYDRLRKERDDKKAARDRQRRRAEAQAAYDKAKKEEQSSSSRPSGGGFPGGMPGGFPGGMPGAGGMPGGFPGGMPGGFPEGKPGAGAGGMPGAGAGGMPGGVDFSKILNDPELMTAFSDPEVMAALQDVMKNPANLAKHQANPKVAPVIAKMMGKFGGAPK, encoded by the exons ATGGACGCGACGAAGCTAAGTGAACTCAAGCTCTTCATCGAGCAGTGCAAGTCTGACCCTTCCCTTCTCTCTACACCTTCCCTCTCCTTCTTCCGCGACTATCTCCACAG TCTTGGTGCTAAGATTCCCACTGCCGCTAATGAAGAACACACAGACTCCAAAGCG AGTTTCGTAGTGGAAGAAgagagtgatgatgatgatatggaGGAAACTGAAGATCCCAAACCCAAAGttgaggaggaagaggaagaagaagaagaggacgaGATTGTTGAATCTGATGTGGAGCTTGAAGGAGACACTGTTGAACCTGATAATGACCCTCCTCAGAAG aTGGGAGATGCATCAGTGGAAGTGACCGATGAGAACCGGGAAGCTGCTCAAGAAGCTAAGGGCAAAGCCATGGAGGCTCTCTCTGAAGGCAAGTTTGATGAAGCGATTGAGCATTTGACTCAGGCTATAACGTTGAATCCCACATCAGCTATTATGTATGGAAACAGAG CTAGTGTCTACATTAAGCTGAAGAAGCCAAACGCTGCTATTCGAGACGCAAACGCTGCTTTGGAG ATTAACCCTGATTCTGCCAAGGGATACAAGGCACGAGGCATGGCTCGAGCCATGCTTGGAGAATGGGCAGAGGCTGCAAAAGACCTACACCTTGCGTCTACGATAGACTATGATGAGGAAATTAGTGCTGTGCTCAAAAAG GTTGAGCCAAACGCTCATAAGCTTGAGGAGCATCGTAGGAAGTATGACAGACTAAGGAAGGAAAGAGATGACAAGAAGGCTGCACGTGATAGACAACGTCGCCGCGCTGAAGCTCAG GCTGCCTATGATAAAGCTAAGAAAGAAGAACAATCATCATCAAGCAGACCATCAGGAGGCGGTTTCCCAGGCGGTATGCCCGGTGGATTCCCCGGGGGTATGCCTGGTGCAGGCGGTATGCCAGGCGGTTTCCCTGGAGGTATGCCAGGCGGATTTCCGGAAGGAAAGCCTGGTGCAGGAGCTGGTGGTATGCCTGGTGCAGGCGCTGGTGGTATGCCGGGTGGTGTTGACTTTAGCAAAATATTGAAC GATCCTGAGCTAATGACGGCATTTAGTGACCCAGAAGTCATGGCTGCTCTTCAAGATG TGATGAAGAACCCTGCGAATCTAGCCAAGCATCAGGCGAACCCGAAGGTGGCTCCAGTGATTGCAAAGATGATGGGCAAGTTCGGAGGAGCacctaagtaa
- the LOC106376536 gene encoding FAM10 family protein At4g22670 isoform X1: MDATKLSELKLFIEQCKSDPSLLSTPSLSFFRDYLHSLGAKIPTAANEEHTDSKAKSFVVEEESDDDDMEETEDPKPKVEEEEEEEEEDEIVESDVELEGDTVEPDNDPPQKMGDASVEVTDENREAAQEAKGKAMEALSEGKFDEAIEHLTQAITLNPTSAIMYGNRASVYIKLKKPNAAIRDANAALEINPDSAKGYKARGMARAMLGEWAEAAKDLHLASTIDYDEEISAVLKKVEPNAHKLEEHRRKYDRLRKERDDKKAARDRQRRRAEAQAAYDKAKKEEQSSSSRPSGGGFPGGMPGGFPGGMPGAGGMPGGFPGGMPGGFPEGKPGAGAGGMPGAGAGGMPGGVDFSKILNDPELMTAFSDPEVMAALQDVMKNPANLAKHQANPKVAPVIAKMMGKFGGAPK; encoded by the exons ATGGACGCGACGAAGCTAAGTGAACTCAAGCTCTTCATCGAGCAGTGCAAGTCTGACCCTTCCCTTCTCTCTACACCTTCCCTCTCCTTCTTCCGCGACTATCTCCACAG TCTTGGTGCTAAGATTCCCACTGCCGCTAATGAAGAACACACAGACTCCAAAGCG AAGAGTTTCGTAGTGGAAGAAgagagtgatgatgatgatatggaGGAAACTGAAGATCCCAAACCCAAAGttgaggaggaagaggaagaagaagaagaggacgaGATTGTTGAATCTGATGTGGAGCTTGAAGGAGACACTGTTGAACCTGATAATGACCCTCCTCAGAAG aTGGGAGATGCATCAGTGGAAGTGACCGATGAGAACCGGGAAGCTGCTCAAGAAGCTAAGGGCAAAGCCATGGAGGCTCTCTCTGAAGGCAAGTTTGATGAAGCGATTGAGCATTTGACTCAGGCTATAACGTTGAATCCCACATCAGCTATTATGTATGGAAACAGAG CTAGTGTCTACATTAAGCTGAAGAAGCCAAACGCTGCTATTCGAGACGCAAACGCTGCTTTGGAG ATTAACCCTGATTCTGCCAAGGGATACAAGGCACGAGGCATGGCTCGAGCCATGCTTGGAGAATGGGCAGAGGCTGCAAAAGACCTACACCTTGCGTCTACGATAGACTATGATGAGGAAATTAGTGCTGTGCTCAAAAAG GTTGAGCCAAACGCTCATAAGCTTGAGGAGCATCGTAGGAAGTATGACAGACTAAGGAAGGAAAGAGATGACAAGAAGGCTGCACGTGATAGACAACGTCGCCGCGCTGAAGCTCAG GCTGCCTATGATAAAGCTAAGAAAGAAGAACAATCATCATCAAGCAGACCATCAGGAGGCGGTTTCCCAGGCGGTATGCCCGGTGGATTCCCCGGGGGTATGCCTGGTGCAGGCGGTATGCCAGGCGGTTTCCCTGGAGGTATGCCAGGCGGATTTCCGGAAGGAAAGCCTGGTGCAGGAGCTGGTGGTATGCCTGGTGCAGGCGCTGGTGGTATGCCGGGTGGTGTTGACTTTAGCAAAATATTGAAC GATCCTGAGCTAATGACGGCATTTAGTGACCCAGAAGTCATGGCTGCTCTTCAAGATG TGATGAAGAACCCTGCGAATCTAGCCAAGCATCAGGCGAACCCGAAGGTGGCTCCAGTGATTGCAAAGATGATGGGCAAGTTCGGAGGAGCacctaagtaa
- the LOC106376537 gene encoding uncharacterized protein LOC106376537, with protein MEATLPDDVYLPKGIYLEEGDWFEIYNFKLRPSFALIRTTRSKYNIKFTDTTVLTKIEPIIASNFLCLANFSSVLKGLLHPMYSIDLCGAIVAVGELQQIGDLGPDEIYSYQTTRMEFYLVNIGLKHIKCVAYGKEAVTLNNYYRTSTAKVDLCVLRSWSIVWGEGGFNYVTNLEGGSQILFDHDMAEIQNFKSKIPTTEL; from the exons ATGGAAGCAACTTTGCCGGATGATGTTTATCTTCCTAAAGGAATCTATCTTGAAGAAGGTGATTGGTTTGagatatataatttcaaattaagGCCTTCTTTTGCGTTGATAAGAACAACAAGGAGCAAATACAATATTAAGTTCACAGACACAACAGTTCTTACAAAGATTGAACCCATCATTGCTTCAAATTTTCTTTGCCTTGCCAACTTCAGTTCTGTACTCAAAGGTCTATTGCATCCAATGTATTCTATTG ACCTTTGTGGAGCTATAGTTGCTGTGGGGGAGTTGCAACAAATTGGAGATCTAGGACCTGACGAGATTTATTCTTATCAGACGACCAGGATGGAGTTTTATTTGGTTAACATAGG CTTGAAGCACATCAAGTGTGTTGCCTATGGAAAGGAAGCCGTGACTTTGAACAATTACTACCGTACCTCAACTGCTAAAGTCGATCTGTGTGTTTTGAGGTCATGGAGTATCGTGTGGGGAGAAG GTGGCTTCAACTATGTAACTAACCTAGAAGGTGGTTCTCAAATCTTATTTGATCATGACATGGCAGaaattcaaaacttcaaatcaaA GATTCCTACCACAGAATTATGA
- the LOC106373529 gene encoding MYB-like transcription factor ODO1 yields MGRQPCCDKLVVKKGPWTAEEDKKLINFILTNGHCCWRALPKLAGLRRCGKSCRLRWTNYLRPDLKRGLLSHDEEQLVIDLHAHLGNKWSKIASRLPGRTDNEIKNHWNTHIKKKLVKMGIDPMTHQPLNQEPNNTYNPQNLSSTSDDISMKPRSGSTKETNGTLTEDESSSTVTGQNNSTDSENHLLSNIYNDEELFSHLWSDETTTAEASWSDSNDGFGGTLYHHDNNMSGAGADFPIWSPEGINGNDWTFLDYCQDFGVHDFGF; encoded by the exons ATGGGGAGGCAGCCATGCTGTGACAAGCTGGTGGTGAAGAAAGGGCCGTGGACGGCGGAGGAAGACAAGAAGCTCATAAACTTCATACTCACCAACGGCCATTGTTGCTGGCGTGCTTTGCCGAAGCTGGCTGGTCTCCGCCGCTGTGGGAAAAGCTGCCGCCTCCGGTGGACCAATTACCTCCGGCCTGACTTGAAAAGAGGCCTTCTCTCTCACGACGAGGAACAACTTGTCATCGATCTTCATGCTCATCTCGGCAACAA GTGGTCTAAGATAGCTTCAAGGTTACCCGGAAGAACTGATAACGAAATAAAAAACCATTGGAATACTCACATCAAGAAAAAACTTGTTAAGATGGGAATCGACCCTATGACACATCAACCTCTAAACCAAGAACCGAATAACACCTATAATCCCCAAAACCTTTCCTCGACTTCAGATGATATCTCAATGAAACCAAGGAGCGGCAGTACCAAAGAGACAAATGGCACGCTTACGGAAGACGAAAGCAGCAGCACGGTTACTGGTCAAAACAATTCCACGGATAGTGAAAATCATCTACTTAGTAACATATATAATGATGAAGAATTGTTTAGTCATTTATGGTCCGATGAAACTACTACCGCTGAAGCTTCGTGGAGTGATAGTAACGATGGCTTTGGTGGAACATTATATCATCATGACAACAATATGTCGGGCGCAGGAGCAGATTTTCCGATATGGTCACCGGAAGGAATCAACGGCAATGATTGGACGTTTCTGGATTATTGCCAAGACTTTGGTGTACATGATTTTGGGTTTTGA
- the LOC106376538 gene encoding flavonoid 3'-monooxygenase CYP75B137-like: MEATSSSFTLSTILNTEDPYSSIMLAVAALVAIFCYFWIQGKAKSKNGPPLPPGPWPLPIVGNLPFLNSDILHTQFQALTQKHGPLMKIHLGSKLAIVVSSPDMAREVLKTHDITFANHDLPEVGKINTYGGEDILWSPYGTHWRRLRKLCVMKMFTTPTLEASYSTRREETRQTVVYMSEMARDGSPVNLGEQIFLSIFNVVTRMMWGATVEGEERTSLGNELKTLISDISDIEGIQNYSDFFPMFARFDFQGLVKKMKVHVKKLDLLFDRVMESHVKMVGKKSEEEEDFLQYLIRVKDDDEKAPLSLTHVKSLLMDMVLGGVDTSVNASEFAMAEIVSRPEVFKKIRQELDQVVGKDSIVEESHLPKLPYLQAVMKETLRLHPTLPLLVPHRNSETSVVAGYTVPKDSKIFINVWAIHRDPKHWDEPNEFKPERFLENSLDFNGGDFKYLPFGSGRRICAAINMAERLVLFNIASLLHSFDWKAPKGQKFEVEEKFGLVLKLKSPLVAIPVPRLSDPKLYTA, encoded by the coding sequence ATGGAAGCGACTTCGTCTAGCTTCACTCTCTCCACGATCCTCAACACAGAGGATCCATACAGCTCCATCATGCTCGCCGTAGCTGCTCTCGTCGCCATCTTCTGCTACTTCTGGATTCAAGGAAAGGCTAAGTCCAAGAACGGCCCACCGTTGCCTCCGGGACCATGGCCACTTCCCATCGTGGGAAACCTCCCGTTCCTAAACTCCGACATCCTCCACACACAGTTCCAAGCCCTAACTCAAAAACACGGCCCTCTCATGAAAATCCACCTCGGCTCCAAACTCGCTATCGTCGTCTCTTCCCCAGACATGGCTCGCGAGGTTCTCAAAACCCACGACATAACCTTCGCGAACCATGACCTCCCCGAAGTAGGGAAGATCAACACTTACGGTGGAGAAGACATCCTCTGGTCTCCTTACGGCACCCACTGGAGAAGATTACGTAAGCTCTGCGTCATGAAGATGTTCACCACGCCGACTCTCGAGGCTTCTTACTCCACTCGCCGCGAAGAAACCCGACAAACCGTTGTTTACATGTCGGAAATGGCTCGCGACGGGTCTCCCGTAAACCTCGGAGAGCAGATCTTCCTCTCTATCTTCAACGTCGTGACGAGGATGATGTGGGGAGCTACcgttgaaggagaagagagaacGAGCTTAGGAAACGAGCTCAAAACCCTAATATCTGATATCTCCGACATAGAAGGGATTCAGAACTACTCGGACTTCTTCCCCATGTTCGCGAGATTTGACTTCCAAGGACTTGTTAAGAAGATGAAGGTCCACGTGAAGAAGCTAGATCTTTTGTTCGATCGTGTTATGGAGAGTCATGTCAAGATGGTGGGGAAAAAaagcgaggaagaagaagattttttACAATATTTGATTAGGGTTAAAGACGACGATGAGAAAGCTCCTCTCTCGTTGACTCACGTAAAGTCACTGCTTATGGACATGGTTCTTGGTGGCGTGGACACATCGGTTAACGCATCGGAATTCGCAATGGCGGAGATCGTTAGTAGACCAGAAGTTTTCAAGAAAATCCGACAAGAACTAGATCAAGTTGTTGGTAAAGACAGCATCGTTGAAGAGTCGCATTTACCAAAGCTTCCTTATCTACAAGCTGTTATGAAAGAGACTCTTAGGCTTCACCCtactcttcctcttcttgtgccTCATCGGAACAGCGAGACCTCTGTGGTTGCGGGGTACACTGTGCCTAAAGACTCGAAGATATTCATCAACGTTTGGGCGATTCATAGAGATCCTAAGCATTGGGATGAACCAAACGAGTTTAAACCTGAGAGGTTTTTGGAGAACTCGCTTGACTTCAATGGAGGTGACTTTAAGTATTTACCTTTTGGATCGGGGAGGAGGATTTGCGCGGCGATTAACATGGCTGAGAGGCTTGTTCTGTTCAACATTGCGTCGCTTCTTCACTCTTTTGACTGGAAAGCTCCTAAAGGACAGAAGTTTgaggttgaagagaagtttGGGCTTGTTCTTAAGTTGAAGAGTCCACTTGTGGCTATTCCTGTTCCAAGGTTGTCTGATCCCAAACTCTACACAGCTTAA